Genomic segment of Falco peregrinus isolate bFalPer1 chromosome 5, bFalPer1.pri, whole genome shotgun sequence:
ATctcctgttaaaaaaacatCCACAAAATCCACATATTTAATGTTTCATCAAGCAAGAACTAGTATTTTAAGGCAGAAAAGAAGTGGGTCAGTGGCTGCCCCCTGACCCAGGAGGGGAGTGTGGGGGGAGGCCAGAAGCCACACAGGAACAAACAAGAAGTAGTGATCTGCTGCACACTGGCCTTGGGCCACCAGCTCatttcccctgcagccccagcgcACCTCAGGGCAGTCGCTCCCATAACACTTTCCTGCctgtttccttccctgctgcagcctctggcGGCGGCGGGTGAGGAGGAAACACGGCAGTGGGGAGTGGGCTATCACATCCCCCGGGAGGCacctccccacagcagccaaGGAGCACTGCCCAGAGGGACTTCCATGACTAAAGCCAACGTGCCATCTACTTACTTAGAAAGACACGTGGATACTGTGAGCGCATGAAGTGCCAGGCAGGGTGAGATGAAAGGTCACTGAGCCCCACATCCTACCTCCAGCAGCAGATGCCTCAGGGAAACATGCTTTATCCTCCCCGCTCCTCAGAgcgggcagctgctgccagctccctcccagaCTTGCCAGACTCCTGCCTGCCATTCAGCTGTAAGGTGCTGTCACCTCTGCAGGCACCAAGCACACGCACCGGCACCCTGTGCATGCCGTTGTTACCCGAGACACTCCCAGAAGCACGTTTCTACTTACTCAGCTTTgaagaactctttttttttttttattcataaacaTCCTTCTTATCTGCAATGTAATCTACAATCTCTTGTGGACACATTAACTTTTCTGCATCTCCATCAGGAATTTCAAATCCTGGAAGAAAGTGCACATAATTAGCCCAAACCAACGGAAACAGGAGCAAGGCTAAAGGAAGTAATTGCTGCTGGCTCAGATGCCTGCAGCTTGGCAGAGGACAAACAGGCAGCGGCTGCTGTGTCAGCCAGAGCCAGCATTTCGGTACTACACCAAGTTTCCAGCTGCATTCTGCCTTACGCGACACGGCTTCCGTGTAAGGGAGAAGGCAGATGCAGGGAGCGGGGCTGCCAAGCCAGCCAGCATGTGTCCCCTGCGCCTCGTTACAGTCACTAACGCCTTCCCTGCTGGTGCGTGACAGAAGGGGGATGTTCATGGTAACTCCAGGCAAGCCAAAGCCTGAAGCCCTTCAGGATCAGAGTCTGCCGCTCAGGGCTTGTACCACCAACAGCTCCTacagagctgggggtggggaacaTGAGGGCTCTCAGCTGTGGAACTGGTCAGAAATACATCCCAGAAAatttatattccttttttctaGTCCTTACAGACAGACACTAACACTTCACTCACAGTATACAGTAAGTGGATTACATATATAAACTCTTAGTAAATACTCTGAAAGGGAAACATCTGCCTAGGCTTCGAGAACGACCAAACCCCAGGGCCACTTATGACCCAGTGTGACAAATGACGTGCGTGCTCCAGAATTTATGAGCTTcaaatgaaagcatgaaaaagTCCAAAATGAAGTAAAACCCAAAACTTGGAATATAAAGTAATAAGGAAaagacacctttttttctttttccctagtAGCATCAAGTAttgaggatttaaaaaaatctggtaaGGAAAAAATCTGGGATATCTGTGATTTCACAAACAGGAGCCAAGATCAGCTCCAGATGCAGCCTTCGTGGTAAATGTAGTATCTGCCGTCCTCAGTCACACACTGCTgtcccccaccctgcccctccccagcaATACCGCAGGGACTGCCCAGGAGGGGCGTGGGGAGAAAAGCTGTCAATGCTCCCAGAGGGACCGACCTCAGGAGCAGACGGACAGACGCCTTCTCCTGACTCCCACCGGTGCCACCAGAGCATGTTCTCACTGACTGAGAActacataattttctttgaattacaTCAGAGAAAAGTCAACGTCACTGTCCACAGAAAAGAACTAATTCCTGTTTGCTACAGCTGTGCTTAAGGATTaaccagaaaacaaaggcaGCGATGAACCCGAGCACGCACAGCTATGAATTACCAAATTCATCTTCCATGGCCATGATGATTTCCACTTGGTCCAAACTGTCCAAACCCAGGTCCTTCATGAAGTGGGACTCGGCTGTGAGCTGCGGGAAGAGAGCCAGAAGGTCAGGTGGCCGCGGCCATTTCAGCGGGCCGCAGCACGACCCCCGGGGCCCCACCgcaccccccccggcccggccccgctcgcctTCTCCGGGTCGATCTTGTCGTACAGCTTGAGGACGTAGAGGACGCGCTCCTTGATGTCGGCCAGGGTGAGGGGCGGCAGCTCGGAGAAGCGGCGGCAGGCCGGCCAGGCCACCCGCGGCACCTGCAACACACCGGGCAGcagcgggcagcgccgggccggccgccgcgccccccccccccaccccgccccctgcccccgctCACCGCGGCCCTTACCTGTACCAACGGCAgcgcccgcggcggggccggcagGCGGCAGAGGGTGCCGAGCGCggcgggccgcggggcgggcggcgggcgcggcaGCAGCCGGCGGACGCAGGCCGAGAGGACACGGGCCGCCATGGTGACCTGCTCCCAGCGGGCACCGCGCCACTCCCGGCAGTCCCCGCGCGGCGTAGGGCCGGCAGGCGCGGCGGTGAgagcgccccctggcggccggcggccgcgccccgccccaCCCCGCCCCGGCGCGGCAGCAGGCACGGAGTCGTTCCCAAGGCGACAGGTTTAATGGCATCTCACACACGCGGCCGCGCCCCGCACCCCGTCaccggccgccccggccccgtCAAGTTCCGCTGCTGGTGGCGGTccccgcccccctgcccctcaggccgctcctggctggggctgccggtACCGGTACAGGCAGACGGTCCCGTCCCACTGCCCGGCCAGCAGGCAGGCACCGGCGGTGGCCCAGCGGGCCAGCGCCCAGCTCCCCGCCGGGTCCGGGGGCAGCAGGGCCGTGCACTGCCCCAGGAGCAGGTCCCACACCGCGATGGCTCCCGACGTCAGCACGGCGGCAGCCGAGGCACCCTTCACATCACCCTCCAGGTACCTACGGCCAAGCACAGACGGGTCACAATGCTGCAGTTCAGTGGGGGAAAATGCTACCGCGGCATTTTTCACATTACCTAGTTTTTCACGTACAAAACTGATAAGCCAATTGAAGCCAACCATAGGAAGCCAGGCTACATTACATGCCATACCCCCTGTGCACCTGAGAACGAAGGACGTCAAGACAATGCTCCCTCAGCCTCAGAATATACTAGAAAACCATTCAGTAAGCCAAGATCTCAATCTGCTTAGATTCGTGCACATCCATCGTAACATTTCCTACGTAAGTGCGTTGCCAGACTGAGTCTTAAACAGCTTGCTCTTCAAAACACAAGACAGCGGAAGGAAAAGGTCATCTGACTGCAAAGAGCTGCCTAACACAAATTAACTGAGCCAAGTGCTCTTTAGCGGCACAAGGGCTCTGACCGCCTCATTTGCGGACGTTTTCTCAGGGGGTGTTGCCTGGGGAAATCACCTGATGAACCTGGTTACAGCATTTCCACAGTCAGCGTGGGGGAAGAACAACAAAAGCGTGAGCAGGCAGGAGATGGGCGCTGCTGTTTGCCCGCAGCACTCCAGCGAGCGAGCCCCTTGCACAGTGCCGCCAGGAGCTGGGAGGTCAGCACACAGACTGGCGCAGGAAGCAGGCAGGAAACGGCCCACACCCTCACCCCATTCCAGCCTCCACATGGGACAAACGGCAGCAACGGATGCAGCCTCCTTATCACTGGCAAGATGGCAAAAGGATCCCTGCCAGCAGTGCCGCTCAGCTCGTTAAGCAGTTCTCCCCCCAAAATCACCCCCAAAGGAGTTGTGAAGCCAGCAGGCAGAGTCCCCGAGGTACTTGCCTTCCAGTGTGCCCgggtgggagagaggagaaCATCACTCCTGTGCTCCTGGATGTTTTGGGGTTGAAGGCTATCACGCGGAATGCGGGGTTTCCACAGGACTCGCTCTCTTTGGCATGTGGATGActtaaaacaacaaacagaagGCCCTGATGGACAGAGGGAAAATACATCActaaaaacaacagcaagaggggaaaaacctCACAGAATTTTCCAAAAATTAATTGCTACATGCTCTCTATAATCAAAGCCCCATGGACAGTGAtgcattatttttactgaatAAAACAGACATGGTTTACTTTCCTTATCAAATTAGATAAAAACCAAAGCAGTGGCTGACTGATAAGGGCTGATGCAATACAGCAGAATGACAGCTCAGTGACCCAATGGATTTATGCATTTATCTTTCTGCCTGAAAAAGCTGAACTTGCTGTAGGATGAAGTgatatttaaagtaaaatttctgGGCCTCATTTTAAACCCTAGGAGCTTAAAATTTAATAAGAATTCCACACAAACctgcacagctgaaaacagcagctctcAGAACAGCCACAGGCCAGCATAAAACACCTCGGGGATAGAAATTCTGAGGATGCCTCCAAAGAGCCTAACTCAAGCCATCATTATCAGACAAGACATTCTTGTCCCAAAAGGTTAAATGCTCACTGAAAACAATCAGACCCTCGACAAACCACAAAAATCCATCAGGAATCACAGCACAGGTGGAAGCAAGTGGGAAAGAATCATTAGTACTAATCTTGGTTTTAAATAGCTCATACCCTTGGGGGTACCTGTAAATAATAACAACTTCACATCTGTTTTCCGACAGTGGCAGTGTGCCATCACCACGCTGGCAGCTACCCACTTGTGCAATGGAGGAGACTTACCAAGCACCAGTACTGCACAACAGTACTGCTTCCCACAtgcaagatgctgctgctctggaatACACTTTGATGCATCACTCTCATTTTATTAGTACATTGCAGGAAGCCAAGAACTGGAAGTAGCCAGTGTGGCTTATTTCTCCTGTATTTGCCTTTGAAATATCTTCAGTATATCTAAATAGAACTGTTATCTCAATCCACTCTAGAAACTCTAATCCTTTAAGTCCCCCCGCCCCGTGAGTCTGTGCAGCCCACACATAAGCTGTATGCCATATCTCGTGTACGTACAGAGTCGGAATATACTCGATGGCAGATGGAAGCTGGGTAGGAATAACCAACGTGCATCTTCTTCAGAAGCTGGCCTGTTTTCAAATTCCTGCAGTTGGTGAAAACACAAATTATGACTTTTTTCCATCCTCTACCTGTTATTTTCTAATCATAGTTACACCACTATGCAAGATGGACACAGTCTTGGTTGTACATAAATCAAACTAAGACAAGAGGCCACAGGAAGAGATGGCAATGAGTATGATGCAAAAGCAAGTGGAATTACAGCAGCATAGCTCATTCACTATCTCCCTGACTGTATAGAAATTCAAGTGCCAGGGTATAGGCCCTCTGacaattttcatttcacaggcAAACCAGCAGATAGCTGTTACAGCCACCACATACACCCACAAACTAAAGCATTTAATTGCAAAAGGAACACTGACCAAACAACAATGCTGTTCACTGCAGTGGTGCCAACCAAGGCATCTCTCATTCCTTCCACTTCAGCAAAAGCTAAAACACTTTCTTCAGGGGGCATCAAAGTCTGTCCGTCCTTGCTCCTGAACAGCAGATTAGCAAGTGAGGAAAAGGAGTCAACATAGTAAGTACGTGTTCTGTACTCAGCACACCTCCAGAAAGAAGAGGAACCCAACACTTTTCCACCCTTGAGATGTTTCCTAACTTTTCTTCCACCTGCCACCCTGAGaccaccccaaaaccagcagaCTCACCTTCCTGTTTCCGAAAGCGATACTATTTCCACCTGCTGCTCTTGTagagtcctgctgctgctgaccagCCTCCTATCCTTTAGCCCAAGAACAGCTTTTATATTTCCAGTTTTTACTAGAGATTGCTTGAATGAGTCATTCTCAGAAGAATAAAGCAAGAGCCTAAATTAAGAGAAAAGTACGCCTAATGACAGAAGGAAGCATAACTCAAACATGCCTTGGCATATAAAATAAGCACAGGTTTAAACAGTCTACCACCTCTAGAGGCGAATAAGCAAGTCTTTATACTTGATTTTTTAGAAATCCCTTCCATATTTTCTAACTGTtaaagcaacagagaaagtGACATATTAGTAAGAGATAATTTCAACTGTTACACAGGAGAGTTAATCTGCAGGTATTCAGGGTGCAAAGTGCTagtaagaaataaatgtaaaacctTATTTCTCCAATCTCCAAATCTCCCAATGCTATACACACGAGATTACAGGTGTCCGGCAGAGGAACGAGCTGTATTACAGGAATCTAggacagcaaaacaagaattCAGTGTCACCCACAGCGTCCCTTTGACtttattctcatttttgtaAATTGATACAGGAGAGAATTAATTCTCAGATCCCTCTGAAGAAGCACACTTAGATTAACAGCTGAACTCTCTGCTGTATGCCTAATTAAACAATTCCTGTTGATACAAGAGACAAAAAGTGTCTCCAGAGAGCGTAAGAGGAAAGTGCATAAGCCAGTGGCTGAAGCGCAGCCACATTCAGTACATGAGGTATCATGTTGCCACAGATAACAATCCACCATACAAGCTACTGGCCTTCTCCATCAGCACTGCGAATCATTCTCCTCTGTTGCCTGaggataataaaaaaatctatgcCACCTAAAGAATTCGCCTTGCACCCAAGATCACAAGCTCCTTACATCTTGGGAACTAACACATGGGACAAGACAGTTGCCCTAAATGTTGGAAATAAGGATTGCATTCACACCTCTCTGAGCTGCCAAGTATAGACCTTTCCCCAGCGGTCAGACGCCAGAGGTTTCCACAGGGAGACAGAACTCTCACAGGCGGTCACCAcacacagctctctgcagccagctgcctcCCACCACACCGTACTCACATCCACGGCGCAGGAAGTTGAAGAATCCtgtccaaaacaaaacagcgCTGGTTTTCCTCTGATAGACGTGGTTATCTAATCTGGAGGTTCAGCCTTAGAAAAATGCTTGACATTCAGTGTGATGAGAATTTGATGCTAAAACTTAACGCTTACAATGTTTAATTTTGAGTAAAGTGCCAGTAAGGCACTAAGGAAAACAGGCCTGGTGGGTTTCACCCTCAGAGCAGCAAGTATATTGGCTCACTTCACAAAAATCACTTGTCATTTGAAATGACGGGGACACAgcagagcccagagctggacaggACTGTGGGCATCATGGCACAGCCACAACAAAGCCTGTGTGCCACGCTTGGTTCCCTCATTGCACAAACAGGAGACAGGACTTGCAATAGCACAGACCAAGTTTAAATCTGAACAAAGTAAtggccttttcttctcccttgtaAAACAATTTTCAGCTTCAGCCATATTATTGTTGGCTGGTTACACTAACTCCCCAGGCTCGCTTCCTTGAGCAAAACTTTGCACTTTGATTTGGAAAAGTTAGAAGTGACACAGACCCTAGCAATTTCAATGCGCCTTCCCACAGATGGTGCTTCCATGCCTGCCAGACCTTCTCTACCCACTAAGGGATAGTGGATAGTGAAAGGACATCGCTGCAGGAAGGAGAGCCCATGGCTCAGCTGCACAGACAGTCCTGGGCAAGGTTTGCCTCGGCCTTGGCATGTGCAATCAAGGCTCCGTTCTAGATGGGTGTGAACATCAACACTTTCTGACAGTGCTGTAGTCCCCCACAAAATCTGCTCCTTACTGGGTTAGTTAGCACCTGAAATGGTGACAGGAGGCCACAGAAGCCACAGGGCAGGCAACAAGGGTACAAAGGCTGAGATCATTTTATCTGGGGCTGAATCAAAATGCAGCAGTTCTGATTGTTAAGACATTTGCACATGTTCATAGACATTCATTATTcagaaacaaacactgaaatcGCCAGTCAAAAGGAGACAGACAGCAATCTAACCTTTCAGCATGCTCTACCACAAGTGAAGACAGAATCGATCCAATTAGACAGCAATCTATTGTCTTCAACTAgccatttgcattttttaattgcatttttgttAAACTTGGTATTAAAGAGCTGCTACTGACTCAGTAAACATCCAATGTTATCCCACCTTTAGCTTTGATACAAGCTGCAAGTTCTCTTCTGTCAGGCCATCAAGCAGTAGTGGAGTCAACTGTACTGCTACATCTACTTTCTGCaaaaacaggtaaaaaatgaagataatttGACTTTGAAATGACATTCAGCACCTGTAAGAGTGAGGCAGGAGTGTGAATTCACTCTGCATGCTGTTGCTGGAGAGCTATGGTAGGAGCACCTCTCTTCATACTTGCATGTCTTCGAAAAATGGAAATCCCAGACAGGTTATTCCTGGTTTCACCTGAAAATTGTCTTTTACCACCACTTTGCATCTCTCAGCCTTCAGAGACAAGTCACTCTGTCAGTACCTATCCTGCATGCGAGGCATTTAATCTCCATTACCAAATCCTAGCTGAAAATTTTCCTTAAAGTAGACCAACACTATGTGGGTACTAGAAACTTTGTGTTCATAtacatatgtgcatatatatacacacacacttcaaACACACATCCTGTAATAAGCAT
This window contains:
- the NDUFAB1 gene encoding acyl carrier protein, mitochondrial, with product MAARVLSACVRRLLPRPPPAPRPAALGTLCRLPAPPRALPLVQVPRVAWPACRRFSELPPLTLADIKERVLYVLKLYDKIDPEKLTAESHFMKDLGLDSLDQVEIIMAMEDEFGFEIPDGDAEKLMCPQEIVDYIADKKDVYE